From the genome of Acomys russatus chromosome 27, mAcoRus1.1, whole genome shotgun sequence, one region includes:
- the Slc27a1 gene encoding long-chain fatty acid transport protein 1 yields MRVPGAGTASVASLALLWLLGLPWTWSAAAAFGVYVGGGGWRFLRIVCKTARRDLFGLSVLIRVRLELRRHRRAGDTIPRIFQAVAQRQPERLALVDASTGVCWTFAQLDTYSNAVANLFQQLGFAPGDVVAVFLEGRPEFVGLWLGLAKAGVVAALLNVNLRREPLAFCLGTSAAKALIYGGEMAAAVAEVSEQLGKSLLKFCSGDLGPESILPDTQLLDPMLSEAPTTPLAQAPGKGMDDRLFYIYTSGTTGLPKAAIVVHSRYYRIAAFGHHSYSMRPADVLYDCLPLYHSAGNIMGVGQCIIYGLTVVLRKKFSASRFWDDCVKYNCTVVQYIGEICRYLLRQPVRDVERRHRVRLAVGNGLRPAIWEEFTQRFGVRQIGEFYGATECNCSIANMDGKVGSCGFNSRILTHVYPIRLVKVNEDTMEPLRDAQGLCIPCQPGEPGLLVGQINQQDPLRRFDGYVSDSATSKKIAHSVFRKGDSAYLSGDVLVMDELGYMYFRDRSGDTFRWRGENVSTTEVEAVLSRLLGQTDVAVYGVAVPGVEGKAGMAAIADPHGQLDPNSMYQELQKVLASYARPIFLRLLPQVDTTGTFKIQKTRLQREGFDPHQTSDRLFFLDLKQGRYLPLDEGVHARICAGDFSL; encoded by the exons ATGCGGGTTCCGGGAGCGGGAACGGCCTCAGTGGCCTCACTGGCGCTGCTTTGGTTGCTGGGACTTCCGTGGACCTGGAGCGCGGCGGCGGCGTTCGGTGTGTACGTGGGCGGCGGTGGCTGGCGCTTCCTGCGCATCGTCTGCAAGACGGCGAGGCGGGACCTCTT TGGCCTCTCTGTTCTCATTCGTGTGCGGCTGGAGCTGCGGCGACACCGGCGAGCAGGAGACACGATCCCGCGCATTTTCCAGGCTGTGGCCCAACGACAACCAGAGCGCCTCGCGCTGGTGGATGCCAGCACTGGTGTCTGCTGGACCTTTGCACAGCTGGACACCTACTCCAATGCGGTGGCCAACCTGTTCCAGCAGCTGGGCTTTGCCCCAGGCGATGTGGTGGCCGTGTTCCTGGAGGGCCGGCCGGAGTTCGTGGGGTTGTGGCTGGGCCTGGCCAAGGCCGGTGTGGTGGCGGCGCTGCTCAATGTCAACCTGAGGCGGGAGCCCCTGGCCTTCTGCCTAGGCACCTCCGCTGCTAAGGCCCTCATTTATGGCGGGGAGATGGCAGCAG CGGTGGCGGAAGTGAGTGAGCAGCTGGGGAAGAGCCTGCTCAAGTTCTGCTCCGGAGACCTGGGGCCTGAGAGCATCCTGCCTGACACACAGCTCCTGGACCCCATGCTCAGTGAGGCGCCTACCACACCCCTGGCACAAGCCCCAGGCAAGGGCATGGATG ACCGGCTGTTTTACATCTACACTTCCGGGACCACCGGACTTCCTAAGGCGGCCATTGTAGTGCACAGCAG GTACTACCGCATCGCAGCTTTCGGCCACCATTCCTACAGCATGCGGCCTGCTGACGTCCTCTACGACTGCCTGCCGCTCTACCACTCCGCAG GGAACATCATGGGCGTGGGACAGTGTATCATCTACGGGCTGACAGTAGTGCTGCGCAAGAAGTTCTCCGCCAGCCGCTTCTGGGATGACTGTGTCAAGTACAACTGCACG GTAGTGCAGTACATCGGCGAGATCTGCCGCTACCTGCTGAGGCAGCCCGTGCGGGATGTGGAGCGGCGCCACCGCGTGCGTCTGGCCGTGGGCAACGGGCTGCGGCCGGCCATCTGGGAGGAGTTCACGCAGCGCTTCGGCGTGCGGCAGATCGGTGAATTCTACGGCGCCACTGAGTGCAACTGCAGCATCGCCAACATGGACGGCAAG GTCGGCTCCTGCGGCTTCAACAGCCGCATCCTCACGCACGTGTACCCCATCCGCCTGGTTAAGGTCAACGAGGACACGATGGAGCCGCTGCGCGAtgcccagggcctctgcatcCCCTGCCAGCCGG GGGAGCCTGGCCTTCTTGTCGGCCAGATCAACCAGCAGGACCCTCTGCGTCGCTTTGATGGCTACGTTAGTGACAGCGCCACCAGCAAGAAGATCGCCCACAGCGTGTTCCGCAAGGGCGACAGCGCCTACCTCTCAG GTGACGTCCTGGTGATGGACGAGCTGGGCTACATGTATTTTCGCGACCGCAGCGGGGACACCTTCCGCTGGCGCGGGGAGAACGTGTCCACCACAGAAGTGGAAGCCGTGCTGAGCCGCCTGCTGGGCCAGACTGATGTGGCTGTGTACGGGGTGGCTGTGCCAG gagtggaggggaaagCCGGCATGGCAGCCATTGCAGATCCGCACGGCCAGCTGGACCCTAACTCCATGTACCAGGAGCTGCAGAAGGTCCTGGCATCCTATGCGCGGCCCATCTTCTTGCGCCTTCTGCCCCAGGTGGACACTACAG GGACCTTCAAGATCCAGAAGACCCGGCTGCAGCGTGAAGGCTTCGACCCCCACCAGACCTCAGACCGGCTCTTCTTTCTGGACCTGAAGCAGGGCCGCTACCTGCCCCTGGACGAGGGGGTCCACGCCCGCATCTGTGCCGGCGActtctctctctga